The window AATTCGGAGCTGTTGTATTTGCGTAACTCGTTTAGTTCAAGCGGAAGCGGGCGATCATTTCACAGTTGGTCGCTGTATCGATCTTTTCCACCATAGAAGCAATTTTAGGGTTGGGATGGCGTTTCATGAAATCGATAAGGGCTTTTTTACAGCAACCAATTGAGTCAATGAAGCTTGAACATTGCGTATTGGGACATTGCGGGATCAGTGTCAGCACTTTTTCTGAAGCCAATTGGAGATATTTGAGTTCATATTCAGTATCGCCAGCCCATCGCCAAAACTGAGCGAGGTTGTGGCAAGAAATCACAGAGATAAGTAAGCGCTCGTCCGCTTGGATATCGGTACGTTCAGTAATTTTTTCGCTTAAACTCAATGCTTGCTGATAGTGAAGAATACTTTGTACAGGATCGTCGAGCTGCAATGCCGTATCGGCAAGTAACGTGTGTTTTTCCCATTCGCTAATCATTGTGTTACCTCACTAATCAATAGGGGACTTAATTTAAATGATAATTATTATCATGTAAAGTTTCATCAGTGAGAATGTTGTAATAATTAGTAAAGAATATCGATTATTAATAGAGCTACAAAAAAAGCGAGCTTTATGCTCGCTTATAGTGTTTATTCCATAGCCAAATATTGCAGAGGCTACGAAGGGTTAACCCTCTAGACCTGCACTTGCTTGTTTGTTCTGAATCAGCTCAATCATGTAGCCATCAGGGTCTTTTACGAATGCGATATGAGTTGAACCGCCTTTAACCGGACCCGCTTCTCGCGTTACGTTACCGCCAGCCGCTTTAATTGCGTCACATGTTGTGTAGATATCATCGACACCGATAGCAACGTGGCCAAAAGCAGAACCAAGGTCATATTCAGTCGTGCCCCAGTTGTACGTTAGCTCAATCACAGCGCCTTGAGATTCGTCGCCAAAGCCAACGAAAGCCAGTGTGTATTCGTACTCTTTGTTTTCGTTCTTACGTAATAACTGCATGCCCATTACTTTTGTGTAGAACTCGATAGATTTATCTAGATCACCCACGCGTAGCATAGTGTGTAAAATACGACCGTTTGACATGATTTGCTCCTAGCTTTAATTATGTATACGTTTTTGTAATTCTGTTTTATGCCGCTAGAAAAATGCGGCATTGTTTAGCTTCTTAGCTTCTTAGCTTCTTAGCTTCTTAGCTTCTTAGCTTAGAGCTAGCCTAGACGTCGGTTTTTTCCTTGAACTCACACAAGTCTTCAATGATACAGCTGCCACAGCGCGGTTTACGCGCGATACAGGTGTAACGTCCATGAAGAATGAGCCAATGGTGGACATCCAGTTTGAATTCTTTTGGGATAACTTTAAGTAGCTTGGCTTCAACATCGTCGACGGTTTTACCCATCGCTAGCTTAGTGCGGTTTGATACGCGATAGATGTGAGTATCAACGGCAATGGTTGGCCAACCGAATGCGGTATTTAACACTACATTTGCAGTTTTGCGGCCAACGCCTGGAAGGGCTTCTAATGCAGCGCGATCTTCCGGTACTTCACCATTATGTAGGTCAAGCAGCATACGACACGTCTTAATGGTGTTTTCTGCTTTTGAGTTAAATAGGCCAATGGTCTTGATGTACTCTTTTAGGCCGTCGACACCTAGGTCGAAAATAGCCTGTGGAGTATTAGCCACAGGGTAAAGCTTATCAGTGGCTTTGTTTACGCTGACATCGGTTGCCTGCGCAGATAAGAGCACGGCGATCAGCAACTCGAAAGGGCTGTTCCAGTTAAGCTCAGTTTCTGGATTTGGATTGTTTTCTCTCAAACGCTCAAGTATTTCTACTCGTTTTACATTGTTCATAGCGACATTACTTTCAAATAGTTAGGGCTTGAGTTCCGGCGAAGTTCTTTCAAACTTACTCGTTTAAAATAACAAGTTCCGCAATGGTTCAGGCTTTATCATCGGTTACGCGCTCTTATGAGCGTCATTATTATGTGTACTTGGTTATTCTGATTACCTGCTGAGCGGTTG is drawn from Vibrio sp. SNU_ST1 and contains these coding sequences:
- the gloA gene encoding lactoylglutathione lyase — translated: MSNGRILHTMLRVGDLDKSIEFYTKVMGMQLLRKNENKEYEYTLAFVGFGDESQGAVIELTYNWGTTEYDLGSAFGHVAIGVDDIYTTCDAIKAAGGNVTREAGPVKGGSTHIAFVKDPDGYMIELIQNKQASAGLEG
- the nth gene encoding endonuclease III, with protein sequence MNNVKRVEILERLRENNPNPETELNWNSPFELLIAVLLSAQATDVSVNKATDKLYPVANTPQAIFDLGVDGLKEYIKTIGLFNSKAENTIKTCRMLLDLHNGEVPEDRAALEALPGVGRKTANVVLNTAFGWPTIAVDTHIYRVSNRTKLAMGKTVDDVEAKLLKVIPKEFKLDVHHWLILHGRYTCIARKPRCGSCIIEDLCEFKEKTDV
- a CDS encoding DUF2753 domain-containing protein; translated protein: MISEWEKHTLLADTALQLDDPVQSILHYQQALSLSEKITERTDIQADERLLISVISCHNLAQFWRWAGDTEYELKYLQLASEKVLTLIPQCPNTQCSSFIDSIGCCKKALIDFMKRHPNPKIASMVEKIDTATNCEMIARFRLN